A region of Lycium barbarum isolate Lr01 chromosome 1, ASM1917538v2, whole genome shotgun sequence DNA encodes the following proteins:
- the LOC132628699 gene encoding uncharacterized protein LOC132628699: protein MGILEELRAVTSKLLNRKIQNKPSNTYALEGQYGAVSKIESPITCEDPDGREKIGRILSKLSKFAIFSAVDESLKTVTGGSKITKEGQMDQSPSHLSSRAEKQDVTVMMEEMQAKMEKLQNGMNNAKQQNEVSTKCITGSESFEFSDEPIKSSTPSKSNKKKVFIRSRL, encoded by the exons ATGGGTATTTTAGAAGAACTCCGAGCAGTCACCAGCAAACTCTTAAACCGTAAAATTCAGAACAAACCGTCAAACACTTATGCATTAGAAGGTCAATACGGTGCCGTTTCCAAAATCGAAAGTCCAATCACGTGTGAAGATCCTGATGGCCGAGAAAAGATCGGACGGATACTATCTAAGCTCAGTAAATTTGCTATTTTCTCTGCCGTTGATGAATCTCTCAAAACTGTCACCG GTGGCAGTAAAATTACGAAGGAGGGACAAATGGACCAATCGCCTTCACATCTTTCCAGTAGAGCTGAGAAACAAGATGTTACTGTTATGATGGAGGAAATGCAAGCGAAGATGGAAAAACTTCAGAATGGCATGAATAACGCGAAGCAGCAAAATGAGGTATCAACTAAATGTATCACGGGGTCGGAGTCCTTTGAGTTCTCTGATGAGCCTATCAAGAGTTCAACGCCTTCAAAATCTAATAAGAAAAAGGTCTTCATTCGCTCTCGGCTGTAA
- the LOC132628705 gene encoding receptor-like protein kinase THESEUS 1 gives MMVNLRTMSWMLLVLAVVVSIFSTQDSNAAFAPADNHLLACGSSQTVTYIGQTYVPDSFHSLESEENSIAATANSSAPFSIYQSARIFQSTAFYKFDIKQEGHHWVRLYFYPLPGHNLTSASMTVVTENFVLLNNFSFKRYNGSYLFKEYAINVNSNSLILALIPSNNSVAFINAIEVVSVPDELFPDQAVALSPVAPFNGLSALALETVYRLNMGGPHLTAQNDTLGRTWENDMNYLHVNSSVVNASVSPSSIRYLATMTPEIAPNWVYATAETMGDANTANGNFNITWVFSVDPNFMYFVRVHFCDIVSKSLNTLLFNLYVNDDAALLDIDLSSLAGNLNVPLYKDFVSNSSGHSSVLTVSVGSGTSSDWINAIMNGLEIMKISNDAKSLSGVQPVETLLKLPHKKKKIGIILGSVLGALGALAIVGLCCCCFIARRSKTSNQRHSWIPSLYGNSLTLTKTTIGTASCISLASPNVGRFFSFQEIMDATNKFDESLLLGVGGFGRVYKGTMEDGTTLAVKRGNTGSEQGLAEFKTEIEMLSKLRHRHLVSLIGYCDERSEMILVYEYMANGPLRSHLYGTDLPPLSWKQRLEICIGAARGLHYLHTGASQSIIHRDVKTTNILLDENFVAKVADFGLSKEGPALDQTHVSTAVKGSFGYLDPEYFRRQQLTEKSDVYSFGVVLMEVLCARPALNPVLPREQVNIAEWAMIWQKKGMLDRIMDPNIEGQVNEASLKKLGETAEKCLAEYGVDRPSMGDVLWNLEYVLQLEEVSSAMTEPDDNSTNHIPPVEPFENSVSNIEGIANSGTNYDAGDAATSSVFSQLVNPRGR, from the exons ATGATGGTGAATTTGAGAACAATGTCATGGATGCTTTTGGTTCTAGCTGTAGTGGTGTCCATTTTTTCGACTCAGGACTCGAATGCTGCCTTCGCTCCTGCTGATAACCACTTGCTGGCGTGTGGATCATCACAAACTGTGACCTATATCGGCCAAACATACGTTCCTGATTCGTTCCATTCTTTAGAAAGTGAGGAAAATTCTATTGCTGCCACGGCCAATTCTAGTGCTCCGTTTTCGATCTATCAGTCTGCAAGGATTTTCCAGAGTACGGCATTTTACAAGTTTGATATTAAGCAAGAAGGCCACCATTGGGTCCGTCTCTATTTCTACCCTCTTCCAGGGCACAACTTGACATCCGCCTCGATGACCGTTGTCACGGAAAATTTCGTTCTGTTGAACAATTTCAGTTTCAAGAGGTATAATGGTTCATACCTCTTTAAGGAATACGCGATCAATGTTAATTCAAATAGCTTGATTCTTGCTTTAATCCCTTCGAACAATTCGGTTGCATTTATCAATGCTATAGAAGTTGTATCAGTTCCTGATGAGTTGTTTCCTGATCAAGCAGTGGCTTTATCTCCTGTAGCACCTTTCAATGGCCTGTCCGCTTTAGCCCTTGAAACTGTTTATCGTCTAAACATGGGCGGGCCCCATCTTACTGCTCAGAACGACACGTTAGGAAGAACGTGGGAGAATGACATGAATTACTTACATGTCAACAGCTCAGTGGTGAATGCTTCGGTTAGTCCTTCGAGCATAAGGTATCTGGCCACTATGACTCCTGAAATAGCACCGAATTGGGTTTATGCTACTGCTGAAACCATGGGAGATGCTAATACTGCCAATGGGAATTTCAATATCACTTGGGTGTTCTCCGTTGATCCGAACTTCATGTACTTCGTACGGGTACATTTCTGTGACATTGTGAGCAAATCTTTGAATACTCTTCTGTTCAACTTGTACGTTAATGATGACGCTGCTCTATTGGACATAGACTTGTCGAGCTTAGCTGGAAATTTGAACGTACCGTTATACAAGGATTTCGTCTCCAATTCCTCGGGACACTCAAGTGTTCTGACAGTCAGTGTCGGTTCAGGCACGAGTTCAGATTGGATAAATGCAATTATGAATGGATTGGAAATCATGAAGATTAGCAACGACGCCAAAAGCTTGAGCGGGGTTCAACCTGTTGAGACTCTACTTAAGTTGCCtcacaaaaagaaaaagattggTATCATTCTTGGTTCTGTCTTAGGAGCATTAGGTGCCTTGGCGATTGTCGGGTTGTGTTGTTGCTGCTTTATAGCCCGAAGATCGAAGACTTCCAACCAAAGGCATTCATGGATTCCGTCCTTGTATGGAAACTCTTTAACCTTAACGAAAACAACAATTGGAACTGCGAGTTGCATCTCATTGGCTTCACCGAATGTAGGACGATTCTTTAGTTTCCAAGAAATAATGGATGCAACTAACAAGTTCGACGAAAGCTTGCTTCTCGGTGTTGGTGGTTTTGGTAGAGTTTATAAAGGAACAATGGAAGATGGGACTACACTTGCTGTCAAAAGAGGAAACACAGGATCCGAACAAGGTCTAGCTGAATTTAAAACTGAGATTGAAATGTTGTCCAAACTTCGCCACCGCCACCTTGTGTCTTTGATTGGTTATTGCGATGAACGGTCAGAAATGATTCTTGTTTATGAATACATGGCAAATGGCCCTCTCAGAAGCCATCTTTACGGAACCGATCTCCCGCCTCTCTCGTGGAAGCAGCGTCTTGAGATTTGTATTGGTGCTGCCAGGGGGCTGCATTACCTCCACACAG GTGCATCCCAGAGCATCATTCACCGCGATGTCAAAACGACCAACATACTCTTGGACGAGAACTTTGTGGCTAAAGTCGCTGACTTTGGTCTTTCTAAAGAGGGACCGGCTCTTGATCAGACGCACGTAAGTACCGCCGTTAAAGGTAGTTTTGGATACCTTGATCCTGAATACTTTAGGAGGCAGCAGCTTACAGAGAAATCAGATGTTTATTCATTTGGTGTTGTCCTAATGGAAGTGCTCTGCGCTAGACCTGCATTGAATCCAGTCCTTCCACGCGAGCAAGTTAATATAGCCGAGTGGGCCATGATTTGGCAAAAGAAAGGCATGTTGGATCGGATAATGGACCCGAATATCGAGGGGCAAGTGAATGAAGCCTCCCTGAAAAAGTTAGGGGAGACAGCTGAGAAGTGTTTGGCTGAGTACGGAGTTGATAGACCTTCAATGGGGGACGTGTTGTGGAATCTTGAATATGTTCTTCAGCTCGAGGAAGTCTCATCAGCGATGACAGAGCCCGATGATAACAGTACAAACCATATCCCACCAGTTGAGCCATTTGAAAATAGCGTTAGCAATATTGAAGGGATAGCTAACTCAGGAACAAATTACGATGCAGGGGATGCTGCTACTAGTTCTGTTTTCTCTCAGCTGGTGAATCCACGGGGAAGATGA
- the LOC132628712 gene encoding uncharacterized protein LOC132628712, with translation MVCFCFLVDQKRIMRRSKPVAGSCSRCGHGAKVADMCTSTRFCYIPFYTKSWKAIVCSFCGAILKSYT, from the coding sequence ATGGTATGTTTTTGCTTTCTGGTGGATCAAAAGAGGATAATGAGGCGGAGTAAGCCGGTGGCTGGCTCGTGTTCGAGGTGTGGCCACGGTGCGAAAGTGGCTGATATGTGTACTTCAACTAGATTTTGTTATATTCCATTTTATACCAAGTCTTGGAAGGCTATTGTATGTAGTTTTTGTGGTGCCATTCTCAAATCCTATACATAG
- the LOC132628717 gene encoding NAC transcription factor 56 → MGSTDSSTGARHQPQLPPGFRFHPTDEELVVHYLKKKVDSAPIPVDIIADVDLYKFDPWELPAKAIFGEQEWYFFSPRDRKYPNGARPNRAATSGYWKATGTDKPVFTAGGTQKVGVKKALVFYGGKPPKGVKTNWIMHEYRLAENKTNNKPPGCDIVANKNGSLRLDDWVLCRIYKKNNTQRPTDDMNDMMGPIPPLFFQQKQQGIKASNYGALLENESNMYEGIMNNTSDMINNNGSISQLSSKRPLPAGLYWNIEDGDNSPHTKRFLVENGDDGLNMNNVQTNHDQNSSIASFLSQLPQNPSIQQQQQALGSLSDGVVFRQPYNNQVTGMNWYS, encoded by the exons ATGGGGAGCACGGATTCATCAACCGGGGCACGTCATCAGCCTCAGCTCCCTCCAGGGTTCCGATTCCACCCGACCGATGAAGAACTCGTCGTCCACTACCTGAAGAAGAAAGTTGACAGTGCTCCGATTCCGGTTGATATTATTGCTGACGTTGATCTTTATAAGTTTGATCCATGGGAACTCCCTG CTAAGGCAATATTTGGAGAACAAGAATGGTATTTTTTCAGTCCTAGGGATAGGAAATACCCGAATGGGGCGAGGCCGAACCGGGCAGCTACATCGGGTTATTGGAAGGCTACCGGAACTGACAAGCCGGTGTTTACCGCCGGTGGAACTCAAAAAGTTGGGGTCAAAAAAGCTCTCGTGTTTTATGGTGGAAAACCTCCTAAAGGAGTGAAAACTAATTGGATCATGCATGAATATAGACTTgcagaaaataaaacaaataataagCCCCCTGGTTGTGATATTGTTGCCAACAAAAATGGATCTCTGAGG tTAGATGATTGGGTTTTATGCCGGATTTACAAGAAGAACAACACACAAAGGCCAACAGATGACATGAATGACATGATGGGACCAATACCACCATTATTTTTTCAACAAAAACAACAAGGAATTAAAGCTTCAAACTATGGTGCATTGCTCGAAAATGAATCGAACATGTACGAAGGAATTATGAACAACACGAGCGATATGATCAACAATAATGGATCCATTTCACAGTTATCGTCAAAGAGACCGCTCCCTGCAGGTTTGTACTGGAATATCGAAGACGGGGATAATTCTCCGCATACAAAAAGGTTCTTAGTGGAGAACGGGGATGATGGACTTAACATGAATAATGTGCAAACAAATCATGATCAGAACAGCTCCATCGCCAGTTTCTTGAGCCAGCTTCCTCAAAATCCTTcgattcaacaacaacaacaagcattggGATCTCTTAGTGATGGAGTTGTCTTTCGACAGCCTTATAATAATCAAGTTACCGGCATGAATTGGTACTCTTAG